The Staphylococcus sp. 17KM0847 DNA segment ATTACTTTTTTAATTATTTTTATTTTTTGTCTACTCATTATCTATGCTGTTAGCAGTTTACTGAAACAAAATGAACTTGAAAAAGCAGAGCGCAGTGCTGATGATTTATATCAGTTATTAGCGACAAGTCCTTTTAAAGATATTACGACTTTAGAATTCAGTTCTGTGACAAATAGTTATCAAAAAGTGATTTTATACGATCAAAATGGAAAGCATCTCATTGAAAATACAAACAGATCTAATATTCAGTTTACACCCCCATTTCAAAAAACAGATTCAAGAAATATTAAAATCATTAACAATAGCTATGGCTCATTCATCATTGTTTCAAACCCTGTGAACACAGATTATTTTCATGGTTATGCTACTATTGTTCATCCTTTAGATGTTTTTGATGACTTATTAAATTTTATAACCTATCTCGCATTGATTTTTGGATTGATTGCATTATTTGTTACAGCATCTATCAGTTATGCATTCTCATCACAAATTACCAAACCCATCAATATCATTACAGAAAAAATGACTAAAATTCGACGTGATGGTTTTCAGGAAAAACTCCATGTTCCAACTAATTACGAAGAAACCGATGCGCTTATTGATACCTTTAATAGCATGATGGTCAAACTAGAAGATTCTTTTAATCAGCAGCGTCAATTTGTAGAAGATGCTTCACACGAATTGCGCACACCACTTCAAATTATACAAGGTCACCTAAATCTCATACAACGCTGGGGGAAAAAAGACCCTGCTATCCTTGAAGAGTCATTAACCATATCTATTGAAGAAATGAATAGAATTACTAAGCTGGTAGAAGAGCTTT contains these protein-coding regions:
- a CDS encoding HAMP domain-containing histidine kinase; this encodes MKQPTLKTKWTLVTTVITFLIIFIFCLLIIYAVSSLLKQNELEKAERSADDLYQLLATSPFKDITTLEFSSVTNSYQKVILYDQNGKHLIENTNRSNIQFTPPFQKTDSRNIKIINNSYGSFIIVSNPVNTDYFHGYATIVHPLDVFDDLLNFITYLALIFGLIALFVTASISYAFSSQITKPINIITEKMTKIRRDGFQEKLHVPTNYEETDALIDTFNSMMVKLEDSFNQQRQFVEDASHELRTPLQIIQGHLNLIQRWGKKDPAILEESLTISIEEMNRITKLVEELLLLTKDDPRSIEQQTEEVDVNLEIKNRIHSLKQIHPDYQFDFETNQDFIYLDMNAFHLEQVLLIFIDNAIKYDQINRHICISTRHVNNRILIEIKDHGLGIPKEDQEHIFDRFYRVDKSRSRQQGGNGLGLSIALKLVKLYDGHISVKSEEGHFTLFTISFNASAHH